From a single Caloenas nicobarica isolate bCalNic1 chromosome 12, bCalNic1.hap1, whole genome shotgun sequence genomic region:
- the NSDHL gene encoding sterol-4-alpha-carboxylate 3-dehydrogenase, decarboxylating yields the protein MATRLRSAGKKCTVIGGSGFLGQHMVEQLLEKGYAVNVFDIQKRFDNARVQFFLGDLCDKEALLPALQGVSVAFHCASPAPSSDNRELFYKVNFMGTKAVIEACKEAGVQKVVLTSSASVVFEGTDIKNGSEDLPYAKKPIDYYTETKILQEKEVLSANDPGNNFFTTAIRPHGIFGPRDPQLVPILIQAAKSGKMKFIIGDGKNLVDFTYVENVVHGHILAAENLQKDSPLCGKAFHITNDEPVPFWAFMSRILTGLNYDPPKYHIPYWLAYYLALLLSLVLWLLSPLVTIKPTFTPMRVALAGTFHYYSCERAKRDMGYKPVVSLDEAIDRTLQSYPHLRQAKA from the exons ATGGCTACACGCCTCAGATCG GCTGGTAAGAAATGTACGGTGATCGGCGGGTCAGGATTCTTAGGCCAGCACATggtggagcagctcctggagaagGGTTACGCGGTCAACGTGTTTGATATTCAGAAGAGGTTTGATAACGCCAGAGTGCAGTTCTTCCTGGGAGACCTTTGTGACAAAGAG GCTTTGCTCCCAGCTTTACAAGGCGTGTCGGTGGCTTTTCATTGTGCATCACCAGCACCTTCAAGTGACAACAGGGAGCTGTTTTATAAGGTGAATTTTATGGGGACCAAAGCAGTCATTGAAGCTTGTAAAGAAGCTGGAGTGCAG AAAGTGGTGTTAACTAGCAGTGCCAGTGTAGTTTTTGAGGGCACAGACATAAAAAATGGATCAGAAGACCTCCCTTATGCAAAAAAACCTATTGACTATTACACAGAGACGAAGATCCTGCAGGAGAAG GAAGTGCTCAGTGCAAATGACCCAGGCAACAATTTCTTCACTACTGCTATTCGTCCCCATGGAATATTTGGTCCTAGAGACCCTCAGCTGGTTCCCATCCTCATCCAAGCAGCTAAGAGTGGCAAAATGAAGTTCATAATTGG GGATGGAAAGAACTTGGTAGATTTCACCTATGTGGAAAATGTGGTCCATGGACACATCCTGGCTGCGGAAAACCTTCAGAAGGACTCTCCCctgtgcgggaag GCATTTCATATCACAAACGATGAACCAGTTCCTTTCTGGGCTTTCATGTCCCGTATCTTGACTGGCTTGAACTACGATCCTCCCAAGTACCATATTCCCTATTGGCTGGCGTATtacctggccctgctcctgtctCTGGTGCTGTGGCTGCTGAGTCCTCTGGTCACCATCAAGCCCACTTTCACCCCCATGCGGGTGGCGTTAGCTGGAACATTTCACTACTACAGCTGTGAACGGGCCAAAAGAGACATGGGCTACAAACCAGTGGTGAGCTTGGATGAAGCGATAGACAGGACTCTGCAGAGCTACCCCCACCTACGCCAGGCTAAGGCCTGA